One genomic window of [Clostridium] scindens ATCC 35704 includes the following:
- a CDS encoding histidine phosphatase family protein: protein MKLYIVRHGETDWNKKRRIQGQVDIPLNDFGRSLARKTAKGLSGIPFEVCYTSPLGRAKETARLILEGRKTPILEDQRIIEMSFGDYEGKCCSKSNWELPEKFRRFFDDPVHYEAPCGGEDFIDVRERTGEFLKDICGRGQYQSSNILITTHGAALAGLLNNIRGEELSRYWGVGVHKNCAVTEVEVTDGIPRIISENVAYYDDEIEPWEE from the coding sequence ATGAAGTTATATATTGTCAGGCATGGCGAGACGGATTGGAATAAGAAGAGGAGAATTCAAGGCCAGGTGGACATTCCGCTCAATGATTTTGGAAGATCATTGGCGAGGAAGACGGCAAAGGGACTGTCGGGCATTCCATTTGAAGTATGCTATACCAGCCCGCTTGGCAGGGCAAAGGAGACGGCCAGACTGATTCTGGAAGGCAGAAAGACGCCTATTTTGGAGGATCAGAGAATTATCGAGATGTCCTTTGGAGATTATGAGGGCAAATGCTGCTCAAAGAGCAACTGGGAATTGCCGGAGAAGTTTCGGAGGTTCTTTGATGATCCTGTGCACTATGAAGCCCCTTGCGGCGGGGAAGATTTTATAGATGTCAGAGAGCGTACCGGCGAGTTCCTAAAGGATATCTGCGGCAGAGGACAGTATCAGTCGAGCAACATATTAATCACGACTCATGGAGCAGCGCTGGCTGGCCTGCTGAACAATATCCGGGGCGAGGAATTGTCCAGGTACTGGGGCGTGGGAGTCCACAAGAACTGTGCCGTGACGGAAGTGGAAGTGACGGACGGCATACCCCGGATCATATCAGAGAATGTGGCCTATTATGACGATGAGATA
- a CDS encoding S-ribosylhomocysteine lyase — translation MEKITSFTIDHLRLVPGVYVSRIDYVEGHPVTTFDLRMTSPNDEPVMNTAEVHTIEHLAATFLRNHEEYADRTIYFGPMGCRTGFYLILSGEYQSQDILPLMKEMFAFIAGYEGDVPGASARDCGNYLDMNLPMANYLARKYLNEVLESITENQLHYPE, via the coding sequence ATGGAAAAAATCACAAGTTTTACAATAGACCACCTTCGCCTGGTTCCAGGCGTGTATGTATCCAGGATCGACTATGTAGAAGGCCATCCGGTGACCACCTTTGACCTGCGCATGACCAGCCCTAATGACGAGCCGGTGATGAACACCGCTGAAGTCCATACCATAGAGCATCTGGCAGCCACATTTCTTCGCAACCATGAAGAGTATGCAGACAGGACGATCTATTTCGGTCCTATGGGATGCCGGACCGGATTCTATCTGATTCTGTCCGGGGAGTATCAGTCCCAGGACATCCTGCCTCTCATGAAGGAAATGTTTGCATTCATAGCAGGCTATGAAGGAGATGTTCCAGGTGCCAGCGCCAGAGACTGCGGCAATTATCTGGATATGAATCTTCCAATGGCAAACTATCTGGCCCGCAAGTATCTGAATGAAGTACTGGAGAGCATCACCGAAAACCAACTTCATTATCCCGAATAA
- a CDS encoding acyl carrier protein → MEEKVLEVLREVVYEVTGIDNLTMDTEFVNDLAFNSMDLANMVCAFEARCDKEIDIRDVKNMVQVKDVVRYIIDHGLMEAKD, encoded by the coding sequence ATGGAGGAAAAAGTATTGGAGGTCCTCCGGGAGGTGGTCTACGAAGTCACAGGCATAGACAATCTTACCATGGACACGGAATTTGTCAATGATCTGGCATTTAACTCCATGGATCTGGCTAACATGGTCTGTGCGTTTGAGGCCAGATGCGATAAGGAGATCGATATACGGGACGTTAAGAATATGGTTCAGGTGAAAGATGTGGTGCGCTATATTATTGACCACGGCCTAATGGAGGCGAAAGACTGA
- a CDS encoding AMP-binding protein encodes MGQKIIYNQVTEYQTLPQCLMDVEQRHRGKSVITTYDLKGQAHSVKFEEFVADVRALAGSLLTKKLAKKHVAIVGENSYEWVVVFCAVGCIGGVAIAVDIDQAGDEILAMTEFADACCVFVDAAFLDVFKESQMQYVIMRGEGAENSYHHLLKEGEKLKKKNQWKDFSFCPQVEKDDPLAIVYTSGTTSVSKPVVLSQYNMMFNACHTQSLVKVGERLFNPLPLYHTYSLVCGVLDGISQGADICMNTGLKTLMRDLRLYEPDTLVAVPMIMENLLKEVHRRQEIAGTREQAMQAVEKYTRRKKMHLPCSPYQEQALEQLVGPNLKFIPCGGAQLSVKVAEELQAYGVGVYQGYGITECSPLIGSNMNKKNNPASVGFPIPQTQIRLDDGEILVKGPSVFKEYYKNSLLTEESFTDEWFHTGDIGYKDRKGYLHICGRKKNLIVFSNGKKVVPEELEGYIQEIPLVKEVMVYGASAGNAIDDVTLSALICIDEERADTNDTFQLLEQVQEEITKLNNRLPDYKRIQSVKLTESEFKKTSIQKKKRREVTG; translated from the coding sequence ATGGGACAGAAAATCATTTATAACCAGGTAACAGAATACCAGACGCTGCCCCAGTGCCTGATGGATGTAGAACAGAGGCACCGTGGAAAAAGCGTAATCACCACCTATGACTTAAAAGGACAGGCGCACAGTGTGAAGTTCGAGGAATTCGTAGCAGACGTGCGGGCATTGGCCGGTTCGCTATTGACGAAGAAACTGGCCAAGAAGCACGTGGCCATCGTAGGGGAGAATTCCTATGAATGGGTGGTTGTCTTTTGCGCAGTAGGCTGCATTGGGGGCGTAGCCATCGCAGTGGACATAGACCAGGCCGGGGATGAGATTCTGGCAATGACGGAATTTGCGGATGCCTGCTGCGTGTTTGTGGATGCGGCATTCCTTGATGTATTTAAGGAAAGCCAGATGCAGTATGTCATCATGCGCGGCGAAGGAGCAGAGAATTCCTATCACCACCTGCTTAAAGAAGGGGAGAAACTGAAAAAGAAGAATCAGTGGAAAGACTTTTCATTCTGCCCGCAAGTGGAAAAAGACGATCCGCTGGCTATCGTCTATACGTCAGGAACCACCAGCGTATCCAAGCCGGTGGTGCTGTCTCAGTACAACATGATGTTCAATGCCTGCCATACCCAGTCGCTGGTGAAGGTGGGAGAGCGGCTGTTCAATCCGCTGCCTCTATATCATACTTACTCCCTCGTGTGCGGAGTGCTGGACGGGATATCACAGGGGGCGGATATCTGCATGAATACTGGGCTTAAGACGCTGATGAGGGATCTAAGGCTCTATGAGCCGGATACACTGGTTGCAGTGCCGATGATTATGGAAAATCTTCTGAAAGAAGTGCACCGGCGCCAGGAAATTGCCGGTACCAGGGAACAGGCGATGCAGGCGGTTGAAAAGTATACGAGAAGGAAGAAAATGCATCTTCCATGCAGTCCGTATCAGGAGCAGGCGCTGGAGCAGCTGGTAGGGCCGAACCTTAAGTTTATCCCCTGCGGTGGCGCCCAGTTAAGCGTCAAGGTTGCCGAAGAACTGCAGGCGTACGGTGTCGGAGTCTACCAGGGATATGGAATTACAGAATGCAGCCCGCTCATAGGCAGCAATATGAATAAAAAGAATAACCCCGCTTCTGTGGGATTTCCGATTCCGCAGACGCAGATCCGGCTGGATGACGGAGAGATTCTGGTAAAAGGCCCATCTGTCTTTAAAGAATATTATAAGAATTCCCTACTGACAGAGGAGAGTTTTACCGATGAGTGGTTCCATACGGGAGATATCGGCTACAAGGACAGAAAAGGCTATCTTCATATCTGCGGAAGAAAAAAGAACCTGATTGTATTCAGCAATGGCAAGAAGGTTGTGCCGGAAGAACTGGAAGGATATATCCAGGAGATTCCTTTGGTCAAGGAAGTCATGGTATATGGGGCATCGGCCGGAAACGCCATAGACGATGTCACCTTGTCCGCGCTCATCTGCATTGATGAGGAACGGGCTGACACGAATGATACCTTCCAGCTGCTGGAACAGGTTCAGGAGGAAATTACAAAACTGAATAACCGGCTTCCTGATTATAAGAGGATCCAGTCAGTCAAGCTTACAGAGTCGGAATTTAAAAAGACATCCATTCAGAAGAAAAAACGCAGGGAGGTGACGGGATAG